One Vitis riparia cultivar Riparia Gloire de Montpellier isolate 1030 chromosome 4, EGFV_Vit.rip_1.0, whole genome shotgun sequence genomic window carries:
- the LOC117912503 gene encoding protein FMP32, mitochondrial-like, with protein sequence MAAFAACRYAGKIGKVSGIGTALYKFKAFSVEGKSNTTSTIQFLASLSSFSSPSGYCRRSDYRPFSQFVKSNGGRLFLVDTLALVRKLEAQGIPSKHAEAITSTITEVLNDSLENVAQSLVSKGEIQKIEMTQESNLSKFKSEVESSQGHHFSLLQHETEKLRSDIEKMRSELRYEIDKVTAGLRLDLNLERGRIRDELANQNAETTSLTNKLDREIHALRAQLEAAKYDVIKYCIGTLVSISAVGLAVIRILM encoded by the exons ATGGCCGCATTTGCGGCTTGTAGGTACGCCGGGAAAATTGGGAAGGTTTCAGGAATCGGGACTGCTCTCTacaaattcaaagcatttagtGTTGAGGGGAAATCGAATACCACTTCTACGATCCAGTTCTTAGCTTCgttatcttctttttcttcgcCTTCTGGATATTGCAGAAGATCTGATTATAGGCCGTTTTCTCAGTTCGTGAAGTCTAATGGAGGGCGATTATTCCTAGTTGACACATTGGCTCTG GTTAGGAAATTAGAAGCTCAGGGCATACCGTCAAAACATGCTGAGGCCATAACATCTACCATAACTGAAGTCTTGAATGACAGTTTGGAGAATGTGGCTCAGTCCTTGGTTTCTAAGGGCGAAATACAGAAA ATTGAAATGACTCAAGAATCCAATTTGTCCAAATTCAAATCTGAAGTTGAAAGCTCTCAG GGACATCATTTTTCTCTCTTGCAACATGAAACTGAGAAACTTCGAAGTGATATAGAAAAGATGCGTAGTGAACTAAG GTATGAAATTGACAAAGTCACTGCTGGACTACGTTTAGATTTGAATCTTGAAAGGGG GAGGATACGAGATGAGTTAGCAAATCAGAATGCAGAAACCACTAGCCTCACTAACAAACTAGATCGG GAAATTCATGCACTAAGGGCTCAGTTAGAAGCTGCAAAGTACGATGTGATAAAATACTGCATAGGTACCCTTGTTTCTATTTCAGCTGTGGGTCTTGCTGTGATTCGCATCTTGATGTAA